A region of Periplaneta americana isolate PAMFEO1 chromosome 16, P.americana_PAMFEO1_priV1, whole genome shotgun sequence DNA encodes the following proteins:
- the LOC138691437 gene encoding zinc finger protein ZFP2-like, translating to HNFYYSTSKTKENGTTHVKSKRPNNDVSAEYPVAESTLQPHAHSGEKAFKCDVCGKSFLKARYLKAHSRTHSGERPFKCTACGKCFARLEGLNVHERTHTGEKPFKCNLCGKCFNRSDHLKVHERTHSGEKQFGCDVCGKTFLNSERLSRHIRVHSGEKAYQCDICGKLLVHSGHMQDHKRSHSGEKRFKCHICGKRFVRSDGLTVHERSHSGDKPYKCNVCGKSFVSSGHLRSHTRTHSGEKPYICEICGKRFVQSGHLIEHARSHFGEKPFKCDACGKCFVRSWHLTEHVRLHTGQKPYKCDICDKCFVRPSVLLMHARTHSA from the coding sequence cataatttttattacagCACATCGAAGACAAAGGAGAATGGAACAACACACGTGAAATCCAAAAGACCTAACAATGATGTATCTGCAGAATATCCTGTCGCAGAAAGTACACTTCAACCACATGCGCATTCTGGCGAGAAGGCCTTTAAGTGCGATGTATGCGGGAAAAGTTTTCTAAAGGCACGTTATCTCAAAGCCCATTCTCGCACTCATTCTGGCGAGAGGCCATTCAAGTGTACAGCTTGTGGGAAGTGTTTCGCTCGGTTGGAAGGACTGAATGTCCATGAACGCACGCACACTGGGGAGAAGCCGTTCAAATGCAACctttgtggaaaatgttttaaTCGGTCTGATCATCTGAAAGTGCATGAACGTACCCATTCTGGCGAGAAACAATTCGGTTGCGATGTTTGTGGGAAAACTTTTCTTAACTCTGAAAGGTTATCACGGCATATACGTGTTCATTCTGGTGAGAAGGCATATCAATgcgatatttgtgggaaattattgGTGCATTCCGGTCATATGCAAGATCACAAACGTTCTCACTCTGGCGAAAAGCGATTCAAGTGCCATATTTGTGGGAAACGTTTTGTACGCTCTGATGGATTGACAGTGCATGAACGCTCGCATTCTGGTGACAAGCCATACAAGTGCAACGTCTGTGGTAAATCTTTTGTATCGTCCGGTCATTTGAGGAGTCATACGCGTACGCATTCCGGGGAGAAGCCATATATTTGCGAAATATGTGGGAAAAGATTTGTACAATCTGGTCATCTGATTGAGCACGCACGTTCTCACTTTGGAGAGAAGCCGTTCAAATGCGATGCATGTGGGAAATGTTTCGTACGATCGTGGCACCTCACGGAGCATGTACGTTTGCATACTGGTCAGAAGCCGTATAAATGCGATATttgtgataaatgttttgtacgcCCAAGTGTTCTTCTAATGCATGCGCGTACGCATTCTGCCTAG